TTTGTATTTATCAAAAATGACACTATTAAGGGAATTATTGAAATGGGATGTGGATATTATCAATGGGGATTTGAACCTTGGAATAAAAACTCAATGGACGGGTCACTATCTGATATTGGGTTTGAGAAAATGACAAAAATGTTGGACGACATTAATTTAAAAATAAAAAAAACGAACGCACAACAAAAGCTTCCATGAATAACCCTCTGCAGCATAAATTTAGTTAAACTTCTTCATAATGTTTCTTTTGGCCGTTTTGGAATCGAATCTTTGATCCAATAGGTGGATGAAAGTAAGTCAAGGATGGCCATAATTCTCCTGTGTGGGCTCTGATGTAGCTCCCACTCCTTTACTTACTTTTAGCTGCCTATTAACTTTGACCGAGATTCAAAAACAACCCATGCTTCCATTAGTGGTACCGTTAAAGTCCACAGTTTCCCGTCAGATGTTTAAAAATGGCACCCCGCCCCATACTAAGATAGTGTTCGGGACACAGCGAGTGTTAAGAGGTCAGGGTGCTCAACTGTCGTTAGGGGCTGATTTTAAGTCTTTGGTCTTTTTACTATTTTACTAATCCTATCTCATATTCTTCTCCTGTTTTGAGTACATGATATATCCTTGAGACCAGTTTCCTGGCTATAATTACTATTGATCTTTTCTTGGTATGCGACTTGGTTAGTTCCTCGTATCTCATCAACATAGCGGGATCTTTCTGCACACAACTCCAGGCACATTCGATCAATGCACTACGCAGGGCTTTGTGCCGGCGGTTAGTCATGTAGCCTTTCACGTCTCTTTCTCCACTGGAATGACTGGTTGGTTTGAGACCAATAAAGCTATTGAAGTGTTTGAAGCTGGGAAAACGATCTATGCTCTCCAGTTCTATGAGTAGTTGTACAGTGGTCAATGGGCCGATCCCAGGGATGCCTCTGAGTAATTTTGCCTGTTGCTTGTACTTAGCTAATCGTTGGATTTTCCTGACCTGTATCGCCACTTTAAGCAAATGACGATATGTAAAATGATAATGCTCCAGCAAGAAGTTGACAGTCAGTTTTGTGTTTTTGGATTCAAACTGAACTTGCGAGATCCAAACCAAGAAGGCTTTGCTCCAATAGGCATTATCAAACTCTGTAGGTATGGGGATCCCCGCAAATAATAATTTGTCTTTGATGCGGTTTTTGATCCTGACCAACTCTGCCCACAATTTCTTGCGGTAACGAAACAGTTGCCTATGACCTTCTACTTCGATACTGGGAACATGAATGCCCCGAAGTAATCCAGCTCTAAGAGCTTTGGCTATCTTTCGACTATCAATTGGGTCGGTTTTTTCGGTGGTTTCCTTGTGAGTGGTGGGGATGTCTGCTGCATTGACTACCAAACAGCGATAGCCATAACTCTCCAAATCTCTACAGATCCAAAACCCAATCTTGCAGGCCTCATAGGCACAGATCACCTTGGCAGTAGGGAAATGCTTGTCGAGGTAGGATTTGAGTGCGATTGGTTCAGGTGGCTGGGTGAAAGTTCGATGGTGAATATGGCCAGCAAAGATGCTAACCGACCAGCTGCGCTTGTGTACGTCCAAGCCAATGAATAAATTGTAAGTGCTTAAATCTTCCATGATATAAATCCTTTGGTTTATACTTCATACGCCATTGGGTTATATCATGGGAACTATAGTGCATACCCTTCGGGACACGCACCTTACAGATAGCGTTAAACATGATTCCATTGATTAATAGATATTTCCTGTAATCCACATAATATTACTGATTGCAATAGCAACAGTTTTTTCGTTTTACCCGAGTCTACATCCAAACCTGCCGATAACTTAATGAGGCATGTAGGTACAGTATTGATGACCATAGGTCTATTGTCAACTGCTGGCCAATATTGGAGAGGGAAAGTTGGCTATGCACTAACCCTATTCTTTCTATATACGGTTTTCTCGATATTAATTTGGGGGCCATATCTATGATAGGGGACTTTGTTTCAGCTGCCCTGCCTTGTATTTTTGCTGTCATAGTCCTTTATTCTATCATCTTGTTAAATGGAAGAGAATCTAAAAAAGCTTTTGGAATAAGCTTTAAGGGATTGGGTTTGAACTTTCTCCCCGCCTTTTTAGGGTTAGTTTTTGGAATGGCAGCTCTTTTATATCTGGTTTAAATGGAGGTAACATTGGATATGCTGGTGGGTGTAAATTGATCATTTGAATATTCTCAGTAGAAGAAATCCGATTCAATTCTAGCACTCAAAATCCCCCTAGCCCCCTTTACGAAAGGGGGAATTATACCCTTATGCTTTTGGTAGAAACAGAACGTCAATCTATGTTCTGAACCTCAATGTTTGACTTTTATTTGAACCATTTTTCAATGCAGCATCCATTCCCCCTTAATAAAGGGAACAGAGGGATTCTTTGCATCTCTAGCTCTGGTTTGATCTCTATATCCCCAGCCATCAGTCGCTCATCATCAATCTCAAATTAAAATTTGCCAGTTCGTATACCGTACGGTATATTTGTGGAGTGGTAAGATCAGAGAAAACAAGACAAACGATCATCGAGAAGACAGCAGCGATCTTCAATAAGAAGGGCTATACCGGGACCTATATGTCCGATCTTACTGCGGCCACCGGACTGACCAAGGGCAGTATCTATGGCAACTTCAAAGACAAGAATGAAGTGGCTCTGGAGGCCTTTCGTTACAATTACCAGTTTCAGACCCGGCAACTGATGGGTAAGCTGGATCAACTCGATCTAGCCTCAGACAAGCTTTTGGCCTTTTTGGATCACTATCGCAAGGCGTATCGGCCCATCTTTGAGAATGGTGGCTGTGCCATCCTGAATACGGCTGTGGATGCAGATGACGGCAATGAATGGCTGAAGAAAGAAGTCATCCAAAAGATACAGGATTGGTCTGCGCGATTGATATCCATCGTGACAAAGGGGATATCGAGAGGAGAACTAATGGACATAGATCCAGAGGAATATGCCTATCGCACCATTGCGCTGATCGAGGGTAGCATATTGCTAGCCAAGACCTTGAATAAGCCTGACATTCTGATGAAAAACATGGATCACCTAAGTGCTGAAATTAAAGAAATGACCCAGAAGTAAAATTTTTTAACCATTCATATACCTTACGGTATATGAGTCAATCATGAGTATATGAAAAGAGTAGTAATCACCGGAATGGGGGCCATCACCCCGATAGGAAAAGACCTCAAGAGCTATTGGGGCAACTTGCTGGCCGGTCAGTCAGGTGCCGGGCCTATCACACGATTTGATTCCAGTGCTTTCAAAACCCGATTTGCCTGTGAGATCAAGGATTATGATCCTTTGGACTATTTTGATCGAAAGGAGGCCCGCAAGCTGGACCGATTCAGTCAGTATGGTATGATAGCAACCGCCGAAGCAATAGCTGATGCCAGTTTGGATTTTGAACAATTGAACCGAGACAGAGTGGGGGTCATTATGGCCAGTGGTATCGGAGGGTTCGAGACCTTCCAGCAGGAAGTGGTGGGCTATACGCAGCAGGAATTTCAGCCTCGTTTCAATCCTTTCTTTATTACCAAGATCATCGCCAATGGTCTCTCAGGGATGATCTCCATCAAATATGGCTTGCGGGGTATCAATTATTGTCCAGTCACCGCTTGTGCTTCATCTACCCAGAGCATCATTCAGGCTTTCAATTACATTCGGCTGGGCAAGGCAGATGTGATTCTCGCAGGTGGGTCCGAAGCGCCGATTACCGAGGCGTCCATAGGTGGATTTACCGCCATGAAGGCCATGTCTACTCGAAATGATGATCCGGCCACTGCTTCGCGTCCTTTTGATGTCCATCGAGATGGTTTTGTAGTTGGCGAAGGAGCTGGCGCGCTAGTGGTGGAAAGCCTGGAATCAGCACAAAATCGCGGTGCTAGAATTTACGCAGAGATCGTCGGTGGAGGAGAAAACTCGGATGCCTATCACATCACTGCTACTCATCCCGAGGGGCTGGGTGCCTATCTGGCCATGAAGAGCGCACTGGAGGAAGCAGGAATCGAGGCGGCTCAGATCGACTATCTGAATGCCCATGCCACCTCGACCGGACCAGGTGACCTGTCAGAGATTCAGGCCATCCAGGGACTCTTTGGTGATCACATCCAGCGTCTGCAAGTCAATGCCAGCAAGTCCATGACAGGGCATTTGCTGGGCGGCACAGGGGCCATCGAGGCGATTGCGACCTCTATGTCCGTACAGGAGGGGCAGATTCCTCCTACGATCAATACCCGGGAGGTGGATCCAGTAATCGATACCTCTCTCAATCTTTCCTTGAACACTTCAACCCAAAAGGACATCACCTACGCCCTTAGCAATAGCTTTGGTTTTGGAGGGCACTGCGCTGCTTTGATATTGAAGAAGTTTGTGTGAGCTTACCATTAACGTCGACGAGGTTTCAAACCTCGTCGGCGTTTTATTCGATAGAAAAATAATTTAGATTTTTTTCTCATAATCCTTGAACCAAAGGGATATTGCTACGACATATGAGCAAATGATGAAGAGTAAATCTCAAATATTGGATGAGCTGCTGGTACTGCAGGCACGACGAGGCGACAGGGAGGCCTTCGAACAGCTGGTGGTCAAGTGGCATACCAAGTTGGTTTACCAGTCGCAGCTACGGACGCACAACCGAGAGCAATCTCAGGACATCGTACAGGATGTGTGGCAGTGGTTGATAGGCCATCTGTACAAACTGGAGGATGTGGCTCATTTTGGCTCGTGGATCCGGACGATTGTGGACAGGCGCTCCATCGATTGGTTAAGAAAGCAAAAGCACAATGTAGAACTCAATAATCAAAGCTATGAACGTGATCGAACTATTGATACTGGTACTGCTGACGGTGATAGCAGCACTGAAAATACTGAACAATCACTGAGTCAGTTGGAGCAGGCCATGGCTTCATTGCCCGCAGAAAACAAGCTGGTACTGACGCTATATTACATGGAGTCTCACTCCATCGAAGGTATCGCTCAGATACTGGGTATACCTAAGGGGACGGTGAAGTCTCGGCTCTATCATACCCGCGAAAAATTGAAGAAAATTCTAAATGAACAACACCATGAAAAATACGAATGAAGAAATCGACGAAATGATCAAAAAGGCGCTTTCTAAAGAAGAAGCGGCCTATTATGAAGATCTACACGAGCAGTCTCTTCCAGAGATGTTGACAGGACTGTATAGCGGCCGACTCAAGTGGCTCAATGTGCTGTTTGTAGTTGTGACCGTGATTTTTTCTGCCATCATGTTTTATTCGATCTATCAGTTTATGAATACCGAAGATCTCAGAGAGATGATGCGCTGGGGTGCCGCTATGTTTGGCTCGGGCATCATGGCTGCCATGATCAAACTCTGGAGTTGGAATCAGCTGGATAAAAATGCCCTGCTGAGAGAGATCAAGCGGCTGGAATTACTGCTGGCTAGTAAGTAAGGGAGCTTTCAACGTCAAAGAGGTTTCAAACCTCTTTGACGTTAGCTGCTTTTATACTGTAAACCCCTCTTTCTGGGATCCTTCAGATCGATCCAGAAAATGTGAATCGCCTCTTCGGCTTCCATTTGTCCATTTTGGTTTTCGTCCAGTCTCGCCGAAACATACATCAGGTCATTGCCCGCATCATAATCCGAGCTCATGACCGAATAGATTTTAGGAACTAGCGCTTCCGATAGATTCCCATCGATATCGAACCAATAGAATCTCCTCAAATCCTGCACATTGATAAAGCCATCCTGATTGCTGTCTTCATCATAGACAGAGATCATGTAGTAGTCCCGACTGACTGGTTCGTAGTGCAATGAGTCTTTGGAATAGGAGGGATAGTAAAGGTTTTTGATCAAAACAGGTTTCTTGAAAAACTCATTTTGAGATTGTGTTTGGTAGTTGTAGTGCGAGACGTTGATCATGTTGTAGCCTCGCACGACTGAAAAGCCCGGCATCAGATGGTTGTTCCAATTGTTGCCGTCGTTATTATCTTCTCGCCAGGTATAGTGGTGTCGATTCGAGCCTGTAAAGGGCTTTCCAGAATCCTTGTCGATATTGACCTTAAAAAGAGGAGTGAGGCGATGGTCCGGATAGTGGGTCAAAAGCACATTCCTCGGCTGGCTGTCCAGTTGCAACGAATCTATAGGCAGGCCTATGATTTTCTTTCCTTTATCGTCTTTGGATATTTCACTGACCTGAAATCCTTTTCGTTCCAGTTTTTTATCAGTACATCCCCACACCAATAGGCCGAGGATCAAAATAGCTAGTGGTCTTTTCATAATTAGAAATGCTAAGTAAGCGAATATCACACAAAATGAGTAAAAGTTGAAAAGATCGCGAACAGACCGTACTCTCACAATTATTTTCACCAGGGTGGGAAAGATAGGTGGGCTGTTAATCCGTCTATCAAGTTTGTGTTCCCAATTGTTCCAACCCTTTGCGTTCTTCGCGGGTCTTATTCACAAACCAATATGATATGAAAACGCTAAACCAATTCAAGAATTTTGCGCTAGTCGCGGTAGTCCTTTTTTCTATTAGTTGCTCCTCGGATGAGGATTTTCTGAACGGAAAGAGAGCCGATGGTAAAACTAGTTTGTTTGATGAAGTCACCGAGCCTGAGGTTCCCATAGATCATGCTAGTGAAGGCGTATATACCGATAGTTTTTATCTGTCGTCAAGCTCAGGCTCTGGTGGTGCCTGGTCAGGTAGCGGCGAATGGGGTAGTGGAAACCCTAATGGGGAGTTCGAAGCAGGGACTCTCACTGCCGGCGAATGGAGTGATTTGGAGCATTGGGATTTTTGGAATGACCTATTGAGCAATCAGGAATACTATGAAGATGTAAATCGGTGGGGACTGAAAAAAATAGAACGCTATAGCTTTTTGGTATTGGATAATCAAGGGGCAGCGGTGGCCAATGCTGAAGTCAGCCTGATGATAGATGAAGTGGAGGTCTGGAAAACCAAAACAGATAGCAAAGGAAGAG
This is a stretch of genomic DNA from Reichenbachiella ulvae. It encodes these proteins:
- the fabF gene encoding beta-ketoacyl-ACP synthase II; amino-acid sequence: MKRVVITGMGAITPIGKDLKSYWGNLLAGQSGAGPITRFDSSAFKTRFACEIKDYDPLDYFDRKEARKLDRFSQYGMIATAEAIADASLDFEQLNRDRVGVIMASGIGGFETFQQEVVGYTQQEFQPRFNPFFITKIIANGLSGMISIKYGLRGINYCPVTACASSTQSIIQAFNYIRLGKADVILAGGSEAPITEASIGGFTAMKAMSTRNDDPATASRPFDVHRDGFVVGEGAGALVVESLESAQNRGARIYAEIVGGGENSDAYHITATHPEGLGAYLAMKSALEEAGIEAAQIDYLNAHATSTGPGDLSEIQAIQGLFGDHIQRLQVNASKSMTGHLLGGTGAIEAIATSMSVQEGQIPPTINTREVDPVIDTSLNLSLNTSTQKDITYALSNSFGFGGHCAALILKKFV
- a CDS encoding DUF6768 family protein, which codes for MKNTNEEIDEMIKKALSKEEAAYYEDLHEQSLPEMLTGLYSGRLKWLNVLFVVVTVIFSAIMFYSIYQFMNTEDLREMMRWGAAMFGSGIMAAMIKLWSWNQLDKNALLREIKRLELLLASK
- a CDS encoding RNA polymerase sigma factor is translated as MMKSKSQILDELLVLQARRGDREAFEQLVVKWHTKLVYQSQLRTHNREQSQDIVQDVWQWLIGHLYKLEDVAHFGSWIRTIVDRRSIDWLRKQKHNVELNNQSYERDRTIDTGTADGDSSTENTEQSLSQLEQAMASLPAENKLVLTLYYMESHSIEGIAQILGIPKGTVKSRLYHTREKLKKILNEQHHEKYE
- a CDS encoding TetR/AcrR family transcriptional regulator — protein: MVRSEKTRQTIIEKTAAIFNKKGYTGTYMSDLTAATGLTKGSIYGNFKDKNEVALEAFRYNYQFQTRQLMGKLDQLDLASDKLLAFLDHYRKAYRPIFENGGCAILNTAVDADDGNEWLKKEVIQKIQDWSARLISIVTKGISRGELMDIDPEEYAYRTIALIEGSILLAKTLNKPDILMKNMDHLSAEIKEMTQK
- a CDS encoding IS110 family transposase, yielding MEDLSTYNLFIGLDVHKRSWSVSIFAGHIHHRTFTQPPEPIALKSYLDKHFPTAKVICAYEACKIGFWICRDLESYGYRCLVVNAADIPTTHKETTEKTDPIDSRKIAKALRAGLLRGIHVPSIEVEGHRQLFRYRKKLWAELVRIKNRIKDKLLFAGIPIPTEFDNAYWSKAFLVWISQVQFESKNTKLTVNFLLEHYHFTYRHLLKVAIQVRKIQRLAKYKQQAKLLRGIPGIGPLTTVQLLIELESIDRFPSFKHFNSFIGLKPTSHSSGERDVKGYMTNRRHKALRSALIECAWSCVQKDPAMLMRYEELTKSHTKKRSIVIIARKLVSRIYHVLKTGEEYEIGLVK